The following is a genomic window from Pyricularia oryzae 70-15 chromosome 5, whole genome shotgun sequence.
AGAACTCTCGTCGCTATGTCGCAAGTCAGACATTCACCGCCAGCTATCCTAGACTTACTGGCAACGATATGGCTCTCTCATACCTCTTGTGGCTGATCGTTTTCGGTGCCAAGATGGGCGAGTCATACGTCTACTTGGCTTTGTCTTTCAAGGACCCTCTCCGCTACTTGTGGTTGATGAACGTCGACAGCTGTCTTGGTGACACCATCCTGAAGCAGTACCTGTGCACACTCCAACCTAAGATTCTTGCTGGTCTTATGGGAGTAACAGATcttattttcttcttcctcgacACATATCTTTTCTATGTCCTGGTTAACTGCGTGTTCTCGATTGCGCGATCTTTCTACCTGGGTGCTTCTATCTTGACTCCATGGAGAAACATCTTTTCTCGCATGCCTAAGCGCATCTACTCAAAGGTCTTGGCAACCACGGACATGGAGGTCAAGTACAAGCCTAAGGTCCTCATTTCACAGATCTGGAACGCTATCGTCATTTCCATGTACCGTGAGCATCTTCTGGCCATCGACCACGTTCAGAAGCTTCTTTACCATCAAGTCCCGTCGGAGCAGGAGGGCAAGCGGACTCTTAGGGCTCCCACGTTCTTCGTGTCACAAGAAGATCACTCGTTCAAGACGGAATTTTTCCCCGCTCAGAGTGAAGCAGAGCGTCGCATTTCTTTCTTCGCCCACTCACTGTCGACGCCGATTCCTGAGCCGCTGCCGGTTGACAACATGCCCACTTTTACTGTCATGATCCCTCActacagcgaaaagattcTCTTGTCGCTGAGAGAAATTATCAGGGAAGACGAGCCGTATTCTCGTGTCACTTTGCTCGAGTACCTGAAGCAACTTCACCCCCACGAGTGGGACTGCTTCGTCAAGGACACCAAGATTCTTGCAGATGAGACGTCTCAATTCAACGGCGACGAGAAGAATGACAAGGACACAGCCAAGAGCAAGATTGACGATCTGCCATTCTACTGCATCGGTTTCAAGTCTTCGGCACCCGAGTACACTCTCCGGACTCGTATTTGGTCTTCTCTTCGCTCGCAGACTCTCTACCGTACCATCTCCGGTTTCATGAACTACAGCCGTGCCATTAAGCTGCTGTACCGTGTGGAGAATCCCGAGGTTGTTCAAATGTTCGGCGGTAACTCTGACAAGTTAGAACGGGAGTTGGAGCGCATGGCGCGTCGCAAGTTCAAGCTCATTGTTTCCATGCAACGTTATGCCAAGTTCAAGAAGGAGGAGATGGAAAACGCCGAATTCTTGCTGCGTGCGTACCCCGACTTGCAGATTGCCTATCTCGACGAAGAGGCACCTCTCAACGAAGGGGAGGAGCCTCGTTTGTACTCTGCCCTGATTGACGGCCACTCTGAAATAATGGAGAACGGCGCCCGCAAGCCCAAGTTCCGAATCCAGCTCTCCGGTAACCCTATTCTTGGTGACGGCAAATCTGACAACCAGAACCACTGTATCATCTTCTACCGCGGTGAATACATTCAACTCATCGACGCCAACCAGGACAACTATCTCGAGGAATGTCTGAAGATTCGCAGTGTTTTGGCCGAGTTCGAGGAGATGAAGACGGACAACACCTCGCCGTACACTCCTGGTGTCAAGAATGCCGTCAAATCGCCTGTTGCCATCTTGGGTGCTCGTGAGTACATTTTCTCAGAGAACATTGGTATCCTCGGAGACGTCGCTGCCGGAAAGGAACAGACTTTCGGAACCTTGTTTGCTCGTACGCTGGCTCAGATCGGTGGCAAGCTCCATTACGGTCATCCCGATTTCCTCAACGGAATTTTCATGACAACCCGAGGTGGTGTATCAAAAGCGCAAAAGGGTCTCCACCTGAACGAGGACATTTACGCCGGTATGAATGCCATCCTTCGTGGTGGGCGTATCAAGCATTGCGAGTACTACCAATGTGGCAAAGGTCGTGATTTGGGTTTCGGCTCGATTCTGAACTTCACCACCAAGATCGGCACTGGTATGGGCGAGCAGATGCTGTCTCGCGAGTACTACTACCTCGGCACGCAACTCCCGCTTGATCGATTCCTGTCTTTCTACTATGCTCACCCTGGTTTCCATATCAACAACATCTTCATCATGTTGTCTATCCAGATGTTCATGATCACACTCGTCAACATAGGAGCCTTGAGGAATCAGACCATACCCTGCGACTACAACCGAAACGTTCCCATCACCGACGAGCTCTTCCCTACTGGATGCCAGAACACCGACGCACTAGTGGATTGGGTTTTCAGGAGTATCTTGTCGATTATTTTCGTCCTCTGTCTGTCCTATATCCCTCTAGTCGTTCAGGAGTTGACGGAGCGTGGTTTCTTCCGCGCGGCTACTCGTCTCGCGAAGCAGATCTGCTCCCTCTCGCCCCTGTTTGAAGTGTTCGTTTGTCAGATCTACGCCAATGCGGTCCATAACAACCTGTCATTCGGCGGTGCTCGATACATTGGTACCGGTCGTGGTTTTGCCACTGCTCGCATTCCGTTCGGCGTTCTTTTCTCTCGATTTGCCGGCCCGTCGATTTACTTCGGCGCACGACTACTCATGATGCTTATCTTTGCTACCATGACTGTTTGGCAAGGCGCTCTGGTATACTTCTACCTCACTCTGCTGGCTCTCGTCATCTCGCCGTTCCTCTACAACCCCCACCAGTTTGCTTGGAATGATTTCTTCATTGACTACCGTGACTACCTGCGGTGGTTGTCTCGTGGAAACTCTCGATCGCACGCATCATCGTGGATCGCCTACTGCAGACTCTCGCGAACTCGTCTCACTGGTTACAAGCGAAAGGCCGTCGGAGACCCCAGCTCGAAACTCTCCGGAGACGTACCTCGGGCATCATTCATGAACATCTTCCTTGGCGAGCTCGTTTCACCGTTTTTGCTGGCGGTCGTGATGCTGATTCCATACCTCTTCATCAACGCCCAAACTGGTGTCACGGCAGATAAAAACCCCAACTTGCCCACCCCCAAGGCAAGTGCAGCACTGCTCAGGATCGGAATAGTCGCCATTGCCCCGATCGCCGTCAACGCCGGTGTGTGTCTGATCATGTTCGCAATGGCCTGTTTCATGGGTCCCCTACTCAGCATGTGTTGCAAGAAGTTCGGTAGCGTACTTGCTGCCATTGCACATGCTTTTGCTGTTATCATGCTTCTCGTCTTCTTCGAGGCACTGTATATCCTCCAGCAATGGAAGGCGGCCCCGACTCTGCTCGGAATGATCGTTGTTCTTTGCGTCCAACGTTTCCTTCTGAAGCTGATCGTATCTGCCGGTCTGACTCGAGAGTTCAAGTCGGATCAGGCCAACATTGCTTTCTGGACCGGCAAGTGGTACTCCATGGGCTGGCATACAATTTCGCAGCCGGCGAGAGAGTTTCTCTGCAAGATCACCGAGATGTCCTTCTTTGCAGGCGACTTCATTCTCGGTCACATTATCCTCTTCCTCATGCTGCCTATCATCCTCATTCCCCAGGTTGACAAGCTGCATTCTATGATGCTTTTCTGGCTTCGTCCCAGGTTAGTACCGTCTCCTTGTATCACTTTCTCTATGCGGAACATGTTTACTAACTTGCCTGAATTAGTCAACAAATTCGACCCCCTATCTACTCGATGAAGCAGTCCAAGCTGAGGACGAGGCGTGTGGTTCGCTATGCGATCTTGTACTTCGTGCTCCTCGTACTCTTCCTTGCTCTGCTCGCAGGCCCGGCGATCATTGTCTCATTTGTTAAAGATATGCCACCAAAGGCCATAACAAATGTTAAATTCCTCTCTGATTCCGGCCTGATTCAACCCGCCGGATatgacaacaacaacacgaATTTCGAACACACGGGTACAAGACGAACCGGTCCTGCCTTCCCTACTTCCTAAGGGTTTGTTTGactacagaaaaaaaaacaagctaGAGGAGCCGGGCTGGATAACTGAAATGGAATGTataatacttttttttctcgctcaGCGATCACACATAACCGGAGGAGagcatgtttcttttttactttttttgtgCAATGACATGAGACTTGCAAGCTGCCCTTGAAGCGGCAAACTTGTTAGTTATATCATGTCATTGCTGGTATTCTCGCAAtggttgctttttttccctagTCATCTTTTGATATAACAAAACCCGAAGTAGCTATTTTGGCGTGGGCGGCACTGCAAAACACAggctttgtttttcttgtcttgttcCATTTTTAGATCGGCTCTGCAAATGTTGTTTCCGTTACGACCGTGACCCAGCTGATTCGGGCCGCGATAATTATACTGCCAATTTTTCTCTAGCTTTGGGGATCTCTGATACTATTGCATTGTCTGATGATTGAATAGTGGCTAGTTGAGTACGGGTTTATCTGGCATGTTCGTCTCGGCGCACGACTTTGATTGAGTTCTCACAATACCGGTGCGGGGGAGGGTGAACAATCCAGCTTTGAAGGTACAAAAATACTTGAGCTAATGGGGCCTGCCACGGGCATCATGTTATATTATATACACATATAAATGGGCACATTCTATTAGAATATTGTTGTGTTTGGAGTTTTGTCCCGTCGATTGACGCGGGAGCCTGGACAGTGATGATTTTCTGCCCAACTGGTTGTCAAATTGGTGTTGCAATTGATCGACACACCGTGCACAGACCGTGGGGCCATGGTCGCAATTTCAGGGGCGAGCCACCCGCAGCAATTGCAAAGCTGACGGACGCGATGACAGCTGCCTGTGCCCTGCAGGCTCGCGTTCCCAACGGTCCTAGTTCTATTTCTAGTTTgtaagctgtttttttttaatccaGTTGTGCAATAGACCCTTGGACTTTTCGGCCAACTCAAGCCAGCCACAACCCGCCACCAAAAAAGACATCGTCAACACGCATACACTTACCTTGTGTGGGTTATTTTTCTAGGAGTACCTCCTCCCAACTCGACCCAAAGGCCCTTTGTGCATAGACAACCGTCTCTCGAGTTGAcccgccgcctccgccgccgccatcatgGATCTTCATGAGCTGCAGAGCAAACTGACCCTCTGGCTGGACGAGGCATCGCATGCATTCCAGAGGGTGCCGGGCTCGGCGGTTTTGATTCGCTATGTCAAGTCCAGCTACCAGAACGATCCTGTTCGCTCCGCCATTGAGCTGGTCCTCGTTGTGTTTTTCATCCGGTACCTGATGGCACCATCTTACTCCACCCACAAGCAGAACTTTATTAAGCTGCGCGAGGATGTACGTCGCTGTGCTCGCTCACACTAGGTTCCCAACTGAGCTGACAAACTGGCATCTTCTCATTGTAGGAGATCGACGAACTGGTCGAAGACTGGACACCCGAGCCGCTCGTACCAGCAAGGACGGCGCaggaggaggccgaggccgagaagctgcccgtGATAGTCGGACCGACAGGGCCCAAGACGAAGCTCGCGAGCGGACGCACGGTCACGAACCTCTCGACATACAACTACTACAACTTCAACGCCAACGAACAGATCAAGGAGAAGGCGATCCAGACCCTGCGGACCTACGGCGTGGGCCCCTGCGGCCCGCCGCAGTTTTACGGTACCCAAGACGTTCACATGAAGACCGAGGCGGACATTGCGGCCTACATCGGCACCGAGGGCTGCATCATCTACGCGCACGCCTTCTCGGCCGTCACGAGCGTGATCCCTTCATTCTGCAAGCGTGGAGATGTGATCATTGCGGACCGCATGGCCAACTATTCCATCCGCAAGGGTTTGGAGCTTTCAAGGAGCAGCATCAGGTGGCATGGGCATGGAGACATGGAGGAGCTGGAGGCGGCCATGGCGAAGGTTGCCAAGGAGCAggccaagaacaagaagctgACGAGGCGGTTCGTCGTCATCGAGGCGTTGTCTGAGCTGCTTGGAGACATCGCCGACCTCCCGAAGTTGGTACGTGGGCAGTCCCTTGATTTCTTCTCTGATTTTAACAAAGATATGATGGGGATGGTATGGGCTAACAGTGCGATGCTGGATGCGGTCAAAATAGATTGAGCTGAAGGAGAAATACAAGTTTCG
Proteins encoded in this region:
- a CDS encoding 1,3-beta-glucan synthase component FKS1 yields the protein MSGHPNQQRPNPNDYDDGYGRQQGSQQGGQDAYYDDHSQQQYYDNGYDNGGQGGRRGDGYYDESGYYNADPNNPYQQDGGYYDNQDQQYQDDYYNQQGYYDQGYDQGYGRRQGSEDESETFSDFTMRSDMRGGDGDYYGRGDERYNSYNDGQARGFRPPSSQISYAGNRSSGASTPNYGMDYGNGHAALARSREPYPAWTSDAQIPLSKEEVEDIFLDLTSKFGFQRDSMRNMYDHLMTLLDSRASRMTPNQALLSLHADYIGGDNANYRKWYFAAHLDLDDAVGFANMKGKGLKRKNKKKKKDAENEAETLESLEGDDSLEAAEYRWKTRMNRMSQHDRVRQLALYLLCWGEANQVRFMPECLCFIFKCADDYLNSPACQNLVEPVEEFTFLNNVITPIYQYVRDQGYEIVDGVYVRRERDHKNIIGYDDCNQLFWYPEGIERIVLGDKSKLTDVPPAERYLKLKDVNWKKCFFKTYKETRSWFHLVVNFNRIWIIHLTMWWYYTAFNAPTLLVPNYTQQGNEKPPNAAVWSICGFGGCIASLIQIIATCSEWAYVPRRWAGAQHLTKKLLFLILIFVINAGPGVYVFLPGTVEAVRARQETQIALILGIVQFFVSVATFLFFSIMPLGGLFGSYLTKNSRRYVASQTFTASYPRLTGNDMALSYLLWLIVFGAKMGESYVYLALSFKDPLRYLWLMNVDSCLGDTILKQYLCTLQPKILAGLMGVTDLIFFFLDTYLFYVLVNCVFSIARSFYLGASILTPWRNIFSRMPKRIYSKVLATTDMEVKYKPKVLISQIWNAIVISMYREHLLAIDHVQKLLYHQVPSEQEGKRTLRAPTFFVSQEDHSFKTEFFPAQSEAERRISFFAHSLSTPIPEPLPVDNMPTFTVMIPHYSEKILLSLREIIREDEPYSRVTLLEYLKQLHPHEWDCFVKDTKILADETSQFNGDEKNDKDTAKSKIDDLPFYCIGFKSSAPEYTLRTRIWSSLRSQTLYRTISGFMNYSRAIKLLYRVENPEVVQMFGGNSDKLERELERMARRKFKLIVSMQRYAKFKKEEMENAEFLLRAYPDLQIAYLDEEAPLNEGEEPRLYSALIDGHSEIMENGARKPKFRIQLSGNPILGDGKSDNQNHCIIFYRGEYIQLIDANQDNYLEECLKIRSVLAEFEEMKTDNTSPYTPGVKNAVKSPVAILGAREYIFSENIGILGDVAAGKEQTFGTLFARTLAQIGGKLHYGHPDFLNGIFMTTRGGVSKAQKGLHLNEDIYAGMNAILRGGRIKHCEYYQCGKGRDLGFGSILNFTTKIGTGMGEQMLSREYYYLGTQLPLDRFLSFYYAHPGFHINNIFIMLSIQMFMITLVNIGALRNQTIPCDYNRNVPITDELFPTGCQNTDALVDWVFRSILSIIFVLCLSYIPLVVQELTERGFFRAATRLAKQICSLSPLFEVFVCQIYANAVHNNLSFGGARYIGTGRGFATARIPFGVLFSRFAGPSIYFGARLLMMLIFATMTVWQGALVYFYLTLLALVISPFLYNPHQFAWNDFFIDYRDYLRWLSRGNSRSHASSWIAYCRLSRTRLTGYKRKAVGDPSSKLSGDVPRASFMNIFLGELVSPFLLAVVMLIPYLFINAQTGVTADKNPNLPTPKASAALLRIGIVAIAPIAVNAGVCLIMFAMACFMGPLLSMCCKKFGSVLAAIAHAFAVIMLLVFFEALYILQQWKAAPTLLGMIVVLCVQRFLLKLIVSAGLTREFKSDQANIAFWTGKWYSMGWHTISQPAREFLCKITEMSFFAGDFILGHIILFLMLPIILIPQVDKLHSMMLFWLRPSQQIRPPIYSMKQSKLRTRRVVRYAILYFVLLVLFLALLAGPAIIVSFVKDMPPKAITNVKFLSDSGLIQPAGYDNNNTNFEHTGTRRTGPAFPTS
- a CDS encoding serine palmitoyltransferase 1 encodes the protein MDLHELQSKLTLWLDEASHAFQRVPGSAVLIRYVKSSYQNDPVRSAIELVLVVFFIRYLMAPSYSTHKQNFIKLREDEIDELVEDWTPEPLVPARTAQEEAEAEKLPVIVGPTGPKTKLASGRTVTNLSTYNYYNFNANEQIKEKAIQTLRTYGVGPCGPPQFYGTQDVHMKTEADIAAYIGTEGCIIYAHAFSAVTSVIPSFCKRGDVIIADRMANYSIRKGLELSRSSIRWHGHGDMEELEAAMAKVAKEQAKNKKLTRRFVVIEALSELLGDIADLPKLIELKEKYKFRLILDETWSFGVLGRTGRGLTEAQNVDPTQVDMIVGSMAGPLCAGGGFCAGSRDVVEHQRIMSTAYTFSAALPAMTAVTASETLNLLQSNPEILSQCRENIKALRAQLDPRSDWVFCTSSIDNPILLLQLKPEVIASRRLTAEDQNRLLQECVDESLANGVWITRLKIQPVLNTIGPKENITIQPALKVCVTSGLSRKDIERAGTTIRHAITKVMKSNAKLSPAVAPA